From one Comamonas piscis genomic stretch:
- a CDS encoding DUF6644 family protein, with the protein MFWDILGAIERSGAGEVVRTTPFLYPVLMSLHVLGIALLIGPAFIVDLRLLGMARRQVPVTVTMRHLLPLSHLGFGIVLCTGLPMFSAIALAVGESPAAVWKFGLIVIAGFNILIFHQGIYKTVMTWDEEQTPPTSAKIAALISMLCWTGTVFAGRFLAY; encoded by the coding sequence ATGTTCTGGGACATCTTGGGAGCTATTGAACGCTCAGGGGCTGGAGAAGTCGTACGCACTACCCCCTTCCTCTACCCTGTGCTGATGAGCCTGCATGTATTGGGCATTGCACTGCTGATCGGGCCGGCGTTCATCGTTGACCTGCGGTTGCTCGGAATGGCGCGTAGACAAGTTCCCGTCACCGTCACCATGCGCCATCTGCTGCCGTTGTCGCATCTGGGATTTGGCATCGTCCTGTGCACCGGACTGCCCATGTTCAGCGCCATTGCGCTGGCGGTGGGCGAAAGTCCTGCTGCCGTTTGGAAGTTTGGCCTGATCGTTATTGCGGGCTTTAATATTCTCATCTTTCACCAGGGAATATATAAAACCGTCATGACCTGGGACGAAGAGCAGACTCCACCAACATCGGCAAAAATCGCAGCCTTGATTTCAATGCTGTGTTGGACGGGTACTGTTTTTGCAGGACGCTTCCTGGCTTACTGA
- a CDS encoding cupin domain-containing protein, whose translation MKKILATAGVLASVAASTVYAQGIEITHGGQHPTRPGDPSQFSGNVSIDALTTKGSAAFAGSGLVAFAPGARTAWHSHPAGQWLYVTVGNGWVQQEGQAVQALKAGDAVWIPAGVKHWHGATEKNAMSHVAVTPHLDGKNVAWMEQVSDADYGKR comes from the coding sequence ATGAAGAAAATTTTGGCTACCGCCGGCGTACTGGCTTCTGTCGCTGCTAGCACCGTGTATGCCCAAGGCATTGAGATCACGCACGGTGGGCAACATCCCACTCGCCCCGGTGACCCGTCGCAGTTTTCTGGGAACGTCTCGATCGATGCCTTGACGACCAAGGGCAGCGCGGCATTCGCCGGCTCCGGCTTGGTGGCCTTTGCACCCGGGGCTCGCACCGCGTGGCATTCACATCCCGCAGGCCAGTGGCTGTATGTGACGGTGGGGAATGGCTGGGTTCAGCAAGAAGGACAGGCTGTGCAAGCCCTGAAAGCCGGGGATGCTGTCTGGATTCCGGCAGGTGTCAAACATTGGCATGGGGCTACCGAAAAAAACGCGATGAGCCATGTGGCAGTCACTCCCCATCTGGACGGCAAGAACGTTGCCTGGATGGAGCAAGTCAGTGATGCGGATTACGGCAAGCGTTGA
- a CDS encoding carboxymuconolactone decarboxylase family protein produces the protein MKTHLLLVASAAFLLTACASKQPAPAGKPASRSTGPSAEQIAAVSPGLARFTAQTIDAGLWNRPGLSRRDRSLITLSAQIARNQSTELGNQIAFALDNGVTPAEVSELITHLAFYASIGNAMSAVTAARSVFVNRNIGIEALPAAQGGLLALDEKSEASRAERVEANFGAVAPGVVQATTDVLFRDLWLRPGLSPRDRSLVTVSALIAVGQVAQVPVHLNKAMDNGLTEGEVSEALTQVAYYAGWPNVFSAMPVVKDVFSKRPA, from the coding sequence ATGAAAACACACCTCTTGCTTGTCGCATCGGCAGCGTTCCTGCTCACGGCCTGTGCCAGCAAACAGCCAGCCCCAGCCGGCAAGCCAGCATCCCGAAGCACAGGCCCGTCGGCAGAGCAGATTGCAGCCGTTTCACCAGGTCTGGCCCGATTCACGGCGCAAACGATTGACGCTGGCCTCTGGAATCGCCCAGGCCTGTCTCGCCGCGATCGCAGCCTCATCACCCTGTCCGCGCAAATCGCGCGAAACCAATCGACTGAGCTTGGCAACCAGATCGCGTTTGCCCTGGACAACGGCGTGACGCCCGCTGAGGTGTCCGAGCTCATTACGCATCTGGCTTTCTATGCAAGCATTGGCAATGCCATGAGTGCTGTGACAGCTGCCCGGTCGGTGTTTGTGAACCGCAACATTGGCATAGAGGCACTGCCTGCGGCGCAGGGCGGGCTGCTTGCACTGGATGAGAAGTCAGAGGCAAGCCGTGCTGAACGCGTAGAAGCAAACTTCGGCGCAGTGGCGCCGGGCGTAGTTCAAGCCACTACGGATGTGCTGTTTCGCGATCTTTGGTTGCGGCCGGGTCTGAGCCCCCGAGATCGAAGCTTGGTGACCGTCAGCGCATTGATTGCCGTTGGTCAGGTGGCTCAGGTTCCGGTTCATCTGAATAAAGCCATGGACAACGGATTGACCGAGGGCGAGGTGTCTGAAGCGCTGACCCAGGTGGCGTATTACGCCGGATGGCCCAACGTCTTTTCAGCAATGCCTGTGGTCAAGGATGTCTTTTCCAAGCGACCCGCATGA
- a CDS encoding dihydrofolate reductase family protein → MRPKIICHMIGSIDGRLISNRWTPLPDSAGKNKVLEIYEESAAKLGAQGWIVGRKTMADMVRGAEHAAKTSSQATARTSHMGNRQQRNLAITIDPSGKLHYGVDHIGKEHLVTVLGSRVSEDYLAELRADGVSYLFAGDDGHDLATAMDCIGADFQTECLLLEGGGTINGAFLKADLIDEISLLVYPGIDGLAGIPSIFDYQGQDANERPASGRRLRLMSVETLEAEVVWMRYRVERQQ, encoded by the coding sequence ATGCGACCCAAAATAATCTGCCACATGATAGGCTCGATCGACGGCCGTCTTATTTCCAACCGCTGGACGCCATTACCCGACAGTGCGGGTAAAAACAAGGTCTTGGAGATATACGAAGAATCTGCAGCAAAGTTGGGGGCACAGGGCTGGATCGTGGGGCGAAAAACCATGGCCGATATGGTGCGGGGCGCAGAACATGCTGCCAAAACCTCATCCCAAGCGACTGCAAGAACCAGCCACATGGGTAATCGCCAACAGCGCAATTTGGCCATTACGATTGATCCTTCGGGAAAGCTCCACTATGGCGTGGACCATATCGGCAAAGAGCACCTCGTCACTGTACTGGGCAGCCGAGTCTCGGAGGACTATCTCGCTGAGCTACGTGCCGACGGGGTTTCTTATCTATTTGCCGGAGATGATGGCCATGACCTTGCCACCGCCATGGACTGCATCGGTGCTGATTTTCAAACCGAATGCTTGCTTTTGGAGGGCGGAGGAACCATCAATGGTGCATTTCTCAAAGCGGACCTCATTGATGAAATCAGCCTATTGGTTTATCCAGGCATAGATGGCTTGGCGGGCATCCCCAGCATATTTGATTACCAAGGCCAAGATGCCAACGAGCGGCCCGCTTCCGGACGAAGACTGCGACTCATGTCAGTCGAAACGCTGGAAGCAGAAGTGGTTTGGATGCGTTATCGCGTTGAAAGACAGCAGTGA